The region GAACCAGGGCACCCCTGAGGCGGTTGTAGATCCCCTGAGTGTTGGGGACGACATCAACCTCGACCGAGCCGACAGAGATAGCGGGCACCGGGAGCCTCCTCCCGGCGCCCCTACGTGGCGCCCCCTTGCAGCAGCTTCAGCAGAGTGTCCGCAGACTTCTCGGTCAACTGCGCCTTCGTCTTCGCCTTCTTGGCGCCCGCGCCAGGCCGACGCATCGGCTCAGGAGCATCCGGGCGATCAGACTTCTTCTCGATGTTGGCGCACAGAAGCACCCACTCGACCCGCCGGATCGCATCCACGGCCGAAGCGAGAAGCTGCTCTTCCTGCGACCAGCGGCCCTTCTCCGGCTCCCCCGACTCCGCCTGCTTCGCCAACTCCTCAGCCGTCATTGCGTTCCGCAGGGCCGTCCAGGTCGCGGACTCCGACGGCAGATGCTGGATCAGCACCCGCAGCCGCCGCGACGACAACTCCCCGCGGTGAAACGCGCCGATCTGGTCGGCGTCACGCGGGTAGTAGCGGGCCAGATCCGCTTCTAGCGCCTCCGCGTGCGCCTCGACGACGGAGCGGGTCCACGCGATTTCCCCAGGCTCTCACCCGACTGCGAGGCCGCATCCGTCACGAAATCCGAGAACTCGCTGTTCGTCGGATCGATGTCGAAATACACATCCAGATCGTCAGGGTGGAAGACCAGTTCGGCGAACTCGTCGAACTGGCCCGCGTTCAGCAGCCGGTGCCACGACTGCCGCCACGCCCCCGGAGGGATGATCCGCAGCTCCTCGCCGCACAATTCGGCCGTCACATGCTTGTTGACAGCCTCGTCCTCCTGAGCTTCCGCCTCGGTGACGTCCGGCTCGTCGTACTCCTCGACCGGCTCGACAGCGCGGGTTGCCGGGCGGCTGGCCGCCCTGGACGCACTGCGGGGCTTGCGGCTGCTGGCTGCGGTCTTACGCGGGGTTGTGGCCACGGCGCGGGCCTCCTTCTCGTCATGGCGCGGGCAGAAGACAAAGGTGGGTGGACCGGGCCCGCGCCGACGGATATCGGCCCACCCACCAGCTCAAGTGGGTCAGGACCCCGTGTACGCGTCCGTCGCCGGGACCCGGTCCGCGTGGTAGACGGTGTTGCCGGACTCGTCCGGGTAGGCGGTGATCGTCCACTCGTAGCCTGCGACGGAATCCTGCTTGTGGGCCACGTCCGAACGCTCCGTGATCTCCCCCTCCGGCACGAAAAAGCCGCGCTGGAAGTCGCCATCGAAGACCGCGAACCAGAACGACCGACGATCCGGCGTCGGCGACGCGGTCTCCGCGAACGTCGTCAGACCCGACACCGGCGCCAGATCCACCACCGGAATCCGGTACTGCAGAGACTGCACCGTCGTCCGGCCCGTCTCCCACACCGTCAGCTTGAACGTCCGCAGGCTCGACGTGATCGTGGTCCGGATCGGCGACGTGAAACCCCACGGCGTGAACGACTGCGAGTCCTCCGAGAAGCCCTGAGTGAGACCGTCCTCGCTCACGGCGCCAAGCGGCAGCCACGGCGACAGCGGCTGCACCGCCGGATCCCCCGGCGAGGTAGTACCCAGCGGCGCCTCCCAGCCGGCGCCATTCGCGCCGACCTCCAGCAGATCCGCAGCGCGGGTGATGTTGACCATGATGACTCCAGACATGGAAGAGCCCGCGCACGGGCGGGAACACAGGACCGGCGCGGGCCCGAACGGTCAAGAGACCGGGTGACTGTAGATCTCGTAGGTGGCCCCGACGCGTCGCAGGGCGGTGTTCTCGTAGTCGCGTTGGGCAGGCGGGGTGATCGTGCCGATACGGCAGAACACGGCGTTGTCCGTGACGGTGCCCCGCAACTCGGCCAGGAGCAGGCCGCGGACCGTCGCCGACAGGGCGATCGCCGCCGGCCGGGTCGCCGCATACACGTCGATGTCGACGAAAGCCCGGTCGAGCCGAATCCCGTCATCGCCGCCAGCCGGGATGCGCTGCACCTGCACGGTCGGCAGCTCGTTGAGGAGGTTGTTGTCCAGTTCGTCACGGACGGCGACGCTGGAGTCGAGGCGGGCGCGCAGCCACACCATGACCTCCAACTCGACATCCACCGATCCGACGTCCGCCATCAGTTCCGCCCGCCGATCTGCGCGGCCCGCAGCAGCACGTGATGAGCGCGCACCTTCTCGGTGCCGTACTCCACCCAGCGTGCGTAGTAGGCGGTGTTGCGGACGGTGGCCGTAGCCCGGTCCCGGTGACGGCCGCCGCGCGACGTACTGGACGTCCCCCAGGACCGCTGATAATGGCCGGGATCAGGGCTGTTCTGGTCGACCGGGGAGATCACCTCCGCCACCCCCTTGATGACCTCGGCGCGGCGCAGCATCTCCGCCTGCATCGACGGCATCCGCAGCATCTGCCCGACACCCTTACGTTTCATCTTGAACCGGGCCGCCATCACCTCTCCGAAATCTGCGAGTCAGCCAGTAACCCGGTCAGCGGCGAACTGGATCGGGCCGCGAGTACCGGTGAACGGAGACCGGCCCCAGTCGCCGGGCTCGCCCGTGATCTGACACTTCACGCCCCGAACCATGACCTGATCAGTCGTCCGCAACGGCTGGCCCGCCGGGGCGTACACGGTCCAGCCGACGATGACCGTGTCCCTGTCCTGCTGCTGGCTCCCACCGACCTGCGGCGTCTCAGCCCGCGGGGTCACCGCACAACCCTTCAAGTCGAACGACTGATCCGGGCCGGGAAGAGGCTGGCCGCGCGGATCCTTCCCCGGCGAAGCGCCGGTCCGGATGATCCGCACGGTCTCCCCGAACGGGTAGGGGGCGGGCATCAGAGGTACCCCCACCCGGGCTCGAACTCGTCCGGGAACCCGGCATCATCGATCGGCCACGTCGGTGACGGATCCGCTGTTGCCGGAGTCGGGTCCACGGTGAACGCGCCGCCGCGGCCCGCCAGCGACTTGAGGGCCGACTTGTCGGCCTTCGTCAGATACAGGCCGCCCGAACCGGTCGGGCGCTGCACCGACATGGGGCCGATCGTCTCGTAAGCCACCTGCTGCGGATTCACATAGGCGCGTCCCGCCACCGACAGAACCACCGCATCCGCACCTTCAGGCAGCGGTGTGACGACGGTCTGGCACAGCGAGATCGCCTTGTTGACCAGGAAGTCGGCCCGGTTCCCGTCGATCTCATCCAGGGCGAGGAAAAGACCGAGCTCTTCGGCCGTGGGCGGGATGAACGGCACCGCGCACCCCCTATGCGGCCAGGCCCTCTACGGCATCGCACCAGGCGGACAGTTCGGCAGTCGGGTCGAGTTCCGCGCTGCGGGCCTTGGCCCGCTTCGACGCAAGCCGGTACTCGGACGCCGTCCCGAGCTTGCGGATCACCGCCTCGTATCCGTCGAGATCCTCCCGTTCCACGAAGATCCCACCCTCGGTCAGCGACTCACACAGCCCCGGCGTCGGATGAGCAACCACCGGGATACCGCTCGCGAGCGCCTCGCAGCCGGCACGGCCCCACGACTCGTACAGGGACGGCATCAGCAGCACGCGGGTGCGGGCATACACCTGCTCCCGCATGTCGTGCCCGGAGACGTGCTCGACCTCCAGGACGTTGGGGAGATCCGAGTAGTCGGTCTGCTCGCCGTAGGATCCCTTCACCGCCATGAACTTGACGTCGGGCATGCGCTTGGCCAGCTTGTGGAACAGCAGACCGCCCTTGTCCGGGTTGGTGTTGACCAGCGTCACCCGGTCGCCGGGCTTCGTCGCATACTCGGCGGCGAACACCGGCGGGCGCACCACGATCGACGCGCCCGGGCGGATGCTCTTCGGATGGTCCACGAAGTGGAGTTCCGCCTCACGGGCCATCCACTGCGAGTTGAAGACCGCCAGCGACGTGCCGCCCGACGCCATGTCCCGGAACGTGGGCAGGAACGTGTTGTGGCAGATCGCCACGAACGGCTTCCCGTACCCGCGGGCCAGAGCAGCGGTCGGCGGCACATTTTCCAGATGCGACACGAGAACGCCCGCCCGGCGGACCGCCGACGCGAAGTCGAGCCGCGACTCCAGCGGCACCACCTTCACGCCGTCCAGGTCATACGGCTCATGGTCCTCGCCGTAGCGCGACAGCCACACCGTGACCTCATGCCCGCGCTCGACAAGAGCCCGGAACATCGACCACGCCATCCACTCCGCCCCCGCATTGTGCCGGGGCGGCGCAGCGTGCAGCCGGGCCACGACCTGCATCACTCGGCCGCTCCTGCTGCCGTCGCGGGCCTCGGTCACGAAGAACTGCCCGCCGTGCCGGTGTACTTGACGAAAGCCTGCGCGTCGCCCTGCACGTAGCCGTAGAACGCCTCCGCGAGGATGAGCACCAGGTTCTCCTGGAACGCCGAGTGGACGCCGCCGTCCTCGTCGACGTAGGTGGCCTCCTTGGAGATCCGCACGGTGATGTCCATGCCGACGCCGTAAGCCGCCTGCGACCAGTCACCGCCGATCGCGCGCAGGCCAGTGTCCGACGACGTGGACTGCCGGCGCTGCTTGCCCGACACGCTCCGCGAGTAGGCGAGCGGCTCACCGATCAGCGTGCCCGCCGACGCCATCTGCGTACCCGGCACCGTCGTGTCGACCAGGATCGGCCGGCCCGTCGTGTCCGTCGCCAGCAGGAGGCGCGGCTTCAGCCGGTGGTCGGCGACCGTGCCCGTGTAGTCCCAGTCGTCGTTGATGACCAGGCCCATGCCGTTGACGAAGTCCGCCCACACGCCGCCCGTGCCCTGCGACGCCGTACCGAGCGCCACCGAGTTGGTGGTCTCCGCCAGGTAGTCGTCGAACGGGCCGGCCGCGCCCTTCATGGTGAGGCCGTGGATCGCCGCGTGGTCGAAGGCGCGGGCGAACGCTGTCGGCAGGTCGCGCTGCAGCTGCTCGTACAGGCCGCCCGCGTTGGTCATCGCGACCTCTTCGGCGACCGGGATGAGCACGGCGAGCTTCTTCGCCGTCATCTGCTTGATGCCGACCGAAGACGTCGACAGGGGCTTCTTCGCCGCCTGCCCGACCCAGTCCGCGACCGGAACGTCCATCGGGATCGGCACTGACGTCGTCGCGTCGATCGCCAGCGGCGCCGGCCGGGCCAGCGCCATCACCGCGGACTGCTCGACAGACTTCTCGAAGATGGGGGCGGTGATGGTGCGCGGCAGGAGTGCCGCATTCACATCGGAGAGCTTGAGCGGGGCCGTGGCCACCATGATTGCCTGCTTTCAGCGGCTACTTCAGCCGCGCCTGAAGGAACCCGGCGAACTCATCAGCCGGGGTGAGAGGGCGTGTCTTGTTGGCGCCGGACGCCTGAGTGCGATCCGGTGCAGGACGCCGCGGGCCCTCCAGGGGCTGAGCCTTCGCCCAGTGCGGCTTGCGCTCCAAAAGCGCCTGAAGGTCGACCTCGATGGCCGCCTCGTCGATGTCGCCGTCGCCGTCGATGTACGAGTTGAGATCCAGCGCGCCAACCGCGTCCTCCGGGTCGGCGAAGGCCGCCCGGTCGTCCGCCGAAGACCCGGCGATCGCCTGGACGCGAGCCTTCACCAGGCGCTCCCGCGTCGCCGCGATCTGCGCGTTGGCCCGCTCCAGTTGATCGTTGAGGCGTTCGGACTCCGACTTCTCGGAGTCCTTGATGGCCTGCAGTTCCGCAGCCTTCGGCTCCAGCTCCTTCAGGCGCTTGCGGAGGTTTGCAGCCTCCGAGTTCGCCTTCCGGATCTTCGCTTCGGCCTGCTTCCGGTCGAACGGCTTCTCCTCGGCTCCGGTGTCCGCCTCCTGGGCGTCTTCCGTGGCCTCGGTGCCGTCCTGCCCCTCGGTCGCCGTCTCCTCGACGGTCTCCTCGGTGCCGGCCTCCTGCTGCTCGCTGGTCTGCTCGTTCTCTTCGGGCATGACGAATCGGCCCTCCAGGGGCTGTGGAAATGAGAAAGGCCGCCACCAGGGCGACCTCGTTGATCAGTTGGATCCGGGGAGCGGATTCGAGTCATGCTCAGCCAGTGCCTGCCGGAACAGGCGGAGCTGGTCTCCCGGATGGCCTTGGGCATACTCGCGGTAGATGCGATCCCACTCCGCCGCCTGTGGCGACAGTTCGAACCGCTGCCCTCTAAAGACGGGCACTATCGCGCAGTGGCAAGAATTGTGGAATTTGACCACCGATGCGTCGCCGGAGAACTGGTCGTTCGCATCCCGGCCCGCCGACCCGGCGGTCTTATAAATAGAACCGCGCGAGGCCATGAGCTTGCAGAAGGAGCAGGCACCGAGCGCAGCGGCCCGCGCGTAGGCGACCGCTTCCCGATCGCGCTTCACCGCTTGCCGCACTGTCTCCCGGCCGCTGTCGGCGACCAGCTTCTGCGTCACCCCATCCGCCTTGACCATCGCTGCCGACAGGCGGACATCGAGCGGCTCCAGCTGGGTGACCGTCGCGTCCGCCTCGTCGCGAGGCCACAGATCCTTCGTGGCCCAGCGCAGCGATGCATCGACCTGCTCATCCGGTGGCGGATCGGCCCGCGGCACCGTGAATGAACCCAGCACACCAGCCGCGTCCCGCTCCCCGTCGTAGAAGTCGGCGGCCAGCATGTCGGACGTGTCCGAGTAGCGGGCCACGACCTGCGTTACCGCGTCGATCCACAGCGGCACCGTGGCCTGCAACTGGTCCGGGTTGATGAGCCGTCGAAGCGTCGCCAGATCACGCAGGAGCAGTCTGGTGAGGCCGCGCTGGGCGGCACGCCACCTGCCGGACGAAGCGGACCCGTCAGAGGTTGTCGATGCCAAGGCCAGCCCCCGCCGGAACCGGGCTGCGTCCGTTACTGCCGGAGTCGAGTGCGGCAAGCCTGTCCATCAGTGCACTTCCGTCAGCCCGGCCTGCACTGCGGCGCCGATCGGCTGCCACCCGCTGCCGCTGGCCTTCCGTCAGCCCGGCCATCTCCAGCGTCACATCGCTGTCCGCGGGGAGAATCCCGGCCTGGACGAGCTTCACCGTGGCGTCCGCCTGCGCGGCCACCGTCGGTGTCGCAGGATTCCGCCACACCGTCTCGATACGGCGCGCCTTCTCCGGCGGCTCGCCATCCCGAACCCACAGAGCGAGGCGCATCGCCTCCTGCCAGGCGTGTCCGAACCTGCGGATACGCCGCTCGCTGCGTTTCACCAGCTTCGCCTCGGTCGACCGGATGGCATCCGCGCTCGCCGGGTTGTCGGTGGTGTAGCCGAGCATGTGCGGCGGCAGGCCGAACTGCGACGACATGATCCGGGCGTACAGGTCGATGATCCGCGTCATCGCCGTCGGGTCGTGAGCCGCGAACTGGCCCACCGCAGGGACGTTGCCGTCTTCGTCCCGCTCCAGCGCGAGGACGCGCCCGATGTACGTCTCCCACGCCGACTTCGCCGTACCGTCCGCGTCCTGAAACGCCGACTCCGACGCGCCGAGGATGTAGCGCTGCGGGGCACCGAAGAACTCCGCCGCCACCTCCATGCCCATCAGGCGCCGACAAGCCGCATCCGTGATGGACATGACCTCGGGCGTGATCTCCGACTTGCCGACCCGGTCCGCGGTCCGCTGCCGGTTCGCCAACCGCACCACCGGCACCACACCCAGCTGGTGCATGTCCCGGTCGATGACCTCCCAGCCGCCACTCGACGACGGCAGACAGGTGATCGTCTGATCCGGCAGATACAGGACCAGCATCCGCTCCTCGGGACCCGACTCGACATACGTGTCCGCCCGACACTCCCGCAGAGCCGCCGTGCCCATACGCAGCCGGGCATCCCACAACAGCGTCATATCCAACGGCGACTCAACCGAGATCAGCGGCGGACAGTCGTCCGTACCACAGTCCCCCGACCCCACCGCCAGATACTCCCGCCCGTACACCAGCGCATCCAGATGAGCCAAACTCGACTCGTCGAACAGGTCGTTGGCCTCGGCGATCTCGTCCAGGTCCGCCGAGTCGGAGCCGTCGGCCCACCGGAACGCCTCCAAGTCGAGGCGCTCCTCCAGGCTTTCGACACCGACCCGGGGCCAGCCGATCACCGTATGCAGGCCCCTCAGCTGCGGCGGAATGCTGATGCCGAGATCCCGCACCAGCTGCTCGCCGTTGAAGTAGGAGTCCCGCAACTGCAGAGACCAGCGGTCCCGCAGCAAGTCCGCCCGCAGCAGGCCGATCAGCGCGAGCTCGTCGTCCGACAGCGTCACCAGCGGCAGTTCGGGAATCGAGACAGTCACCGCAGCACCACCACCCGTCCCTTGCCCCGCACAGTGGAGCGCTTGGCGTTCTTCGGACTGTTCAGGACAGTGCGCCGCAGCATCCGGGCGCCGATCATGCAGACAGCGAGGTCGATCTTCCGAGCGGACTCGCGATGTTCCTTACCGATCGTGATCCCCCAAGCATTCGTTCGCCTGCGGGCGTTGATCACGTGGGTGCGCATCACCTTGTGCCCGTCATGCACGAGAGTCCGCTGCAAGATGTCCTCACGGGTGCGCTTCACCGCCTCCGTGAACGTCTCCTGGTTCCGCCGATCGCGCATGTCCCAACGGACAGCGTGCGCCTTCGGGCCGGCCGCCACAGCGCGCAGCAGAAGCTTCTTGCCGTGTGCCTGCCCCCAGCGGTCCAGGTAGGTGTCCCAGTACATTTCGCCGTCCTCGTCCTGGCCCGAGCCCGGGTCAGCGAAGAACGCCATCACCTTGAACCGGCCGAACGCGTTCGCGACCACGCCGTCGACGTCCTCGCGCGGAACCGACCACGGCACATAGCCCGGCGTCTCCGGCGAAGGCCAGTTCGGCGGCCTCTGCCACACCCCCAACGTCGACACCAGACCGTCCGACATACGGCACGCCGCAAGACCCGTAGCGTCGTCCGACTTGGAACCGTCGAAGAACATGACGACCTCGTCGCCGTCCGCCAGCGCCAGATCCTCCCGCTTGCAGGCATCCCACTCGTAGCGGGCCATCCACGCATCCTCGGCCGCGGCGATCTGGTTGTACCAGAAGCGCCGACTACGGCTGGGGGGATTTCGGACGTCGAGGATCGACGCCTTCAACCGCTCAATGTCCAGCCATGTCGAATCTCCGCGGACCGCCTTCAGCGTCGGAACGATCCATGCCTCGGTGAGCTTCGCCTCGGGCGGAGCCTCCAAGGAGTCGTAGAACAGGCCGGTTTCGACCGCCCTGCCGGCCTCGATCGCCTCGTAGGCGTCCCGGGTTCGCTCGGCGACCGAGTCCTCGCCGGGCTCGAAGGCGTTCGTGTCTGCCAGCGTGCGGGACTGCCCGTCCGCCGACTTTGTCGCGTTGCGCTCGATGACCGCAGCCATCTCGTGCCCCGAGTTCGACTCCAGCCAGTGGTGGGTCTCGCCCATCGACGTGAATGTCGGACGTCCGCCCTCAAGGGCGCGCGGCGACGAGGTCACGGCCTCGATCCGAGCCCGCCCTTTATCGGCGTAGATGATCTCCTTGCCGAGGTCGATGCGGTACTCGTCGATCGCCCGCTTCGACAGGATCGACGGGAACAACGTCATCGTGTTCCGCGTCTGATCCTGCGACACCGCAGCGATCTGCACCCACGCTGCCGGGTGCTGCATCCCGAGCGGCTGGCCGGGCGGGACACCCCACTCGTTGCCTTCGTCTGCGACTTCATCGAACCGGCATGGGCCAACGAACTCGAAGCCGGCCCACGTCGCCTTAAGCGGGTCCTTGCCGTGACCCTTCAGCCTCTGGATCACGCCGTCACGCCACAGGAACCGATTCGTCGCCGGATCCATCGCGTACCACCACAGCGTCAGCCGGGCCTGCTCAGGCGTGTACTGCCACGCCTTCCCGGCGTAGTGCTGCAGGTACGTCTTGGTCCACGCCAGACAGTGCCAGCCCAGCGTGTACTCGGGCAGCACGAACTTGCCGTCCGGGCCACGCTTCCACGTCGGGCCGAGCGTGAACGGTACGACGACGTCCGGGACCTGCTCCTCAACCTCCGGCGAGGTCACGATAGGAATCCAGCGGGCTCACCGACGCCAGCTTGGGGCTGGCCGGCTTCCGCTCCAGCTCCATTCGTGCCCGCCGCCGGTCACCCTCCGTCGTCAGCAGCGACGACATCACCGAGTTCAGCGCGGCCACCAACTGGCCGTTCGGGCCACGCTCCGACAGCAGCACCTTCGACATCAGGTCCGCGGCATACCGGGCCACCGCCCAGTCCGACGGCTGATAGAACGCGGCCTGGCCCGACTCGCGCAGCGACAAGTACCAGTCCGAGGCGATGGGATGCCACAAGGGATCCGCATCGGGCAGGTCCGGCACGTCGACAGGCGCCCCAGACGGCGCCTTCGTGACCGTGTCCTTCTCTTCCTTCGAGCGATGACCCATGCGCTCCTCGGAGCGCTTACCGATAGGTCCACGAGCGCCCATGACGACCTCCAGGGTCAGAGCACGCCACCAGGGCGCACAGAGGGCTGGAAACAACGACACCCCAACTCGGGGACGCCGCCGGGGCGTCAGAGCGAGGCGATCAAACCGGCCGCATCAGGCAGCACGGCAAGACTGAGAGGCGTACCCGGAACCCGGTCGCCCACGATCATGTAACGGCCGTCCGAGTACACCTCGAACGCCAACTCCCCCCGCCGGATACGCCGGCCGTGCGGCACTGCGCCACGGAACCACAGGTGCAGGCCCGTACCGGACCGGCCGCGCTCCATGTATGTCGGTGGCAGCTGGTCCACGATCGCCTGCGCCCACGGCAGCACCCGACCGCCCTCAACGGCATGGTCCAGGTCGACGACCACGATGCCGTCACCGGCCGTCAGGACGAAGCCGACACCGTCACCGGTGCTCGAAGCCGCAACCGTCCGGTAGTCCGACCAGGATGACGGGTCCTTCACCGAGGCGAAGCGGCCGTCCGTGCGCATCGGCACCTTGTCCTTGTGTCGCACCCAGCGAGGACGAGACGTCAACTCGGCCGGGATACGGGCCTGCTGCTCTACGACTACGGCGGCTTCACGCTCGACCTTCCGTGCGCGGGCCGCCAGGACGCGATGCGAGTTCGAGCAGTAGCGGCGGTCCGACCGGTGCACGACCGGCAGCTCTCCCCCGCAGTGCTCGCACCTCTGAAGCGTCCCTGGCATGAGACCAGGATAGCGGAGGCTGTTAACGACTACAGCGGCTTGACCTGCACTGTTACCGATCTGCGACCGAAAGGGGGTGGGGGGTGTCTCGCGCGCTCCCAACATCACCGCAGGTCAGGGCCCTGGAAACCCGGGGGGATGTCAGGTGCTATACGGCCCCGATCCTAAAGGATCATGGGGAGGGGGTATGTCCCCTATGTCCGTTTCGATGTTGGATCTTGAAATGAAGATCAAATTACCTTTGATCGCATGTCCGGACATGCACCATCAAGGTCGTCACGACAGCATCGACGTGATCACCGAGTCGCGCTGTCGCGTCGACCTCCGAGGATCAGGTCGATCGGTGTGAGCGCGTCGCACTCGGGACACTGGACCTGGACTGCACCTACCGTACTCACCCGTCCTCCGTCCCCTGCCGTGCCGCAGCCGGCGCGCGACCTACCCCTACCGCCCACCCTGCTCCCTGCCGTCGAGGGAGTGATGCACCAGTAGCCAGCCGACCGACTCGTCCTCCTCGGTGACTGGCCTGACCTCAGACCCGCACACACAGTCGGGCTCGGCCGTGGTGGTGTCGTGGCCGACCAGGTCGGCGATCGGCGTGACATGAAGCGTGCTGGTCACCGCTTGCCGCTCTTGGACTTCCCGCGGTTCGCACGCGAACCTGCGTAGATCCCGATCGCCTGATGCATGCGAAGGTTGCAATATCCCTTCGCCCGAGGTCCTAGGAACCGGCTCGTCCTGGCCACACAGCGCGTCCACGCCCCGGAGTGCGGGGCCCATCCGATGCCGGCCGCCTTGCCCCGGCTGGTGGGCTGATCGCTCCAGTAGCGCCGTCCTTCGCGGACGATGCGGCGGTTGCCTTTGGCGCGAGTTGCCACAGCTCTCACTCCTTCTGCGGCGCGGGCTCCTGGTCTTGGGGTTCGTCTACCCGGGTGATGCAGGCGACTTGTTCGGTGGGGAGTGCGACGGCGATGCCTTGGTCGTCGGTGAGGATGGCCCAGCCGTCGCGGATGTTGAGGGTGAGGGCGGGGTCTTCGATGAGCATGTCGCCGCGCTGGCTGGCTGCATGTTGGATCAGGTAGGCGGGCATGGTCACCGCCTCACAGCAGTCCGGGATGCGCCTCGCCGGGGCGCTTCCGTCCGGGCCGCGGGTTGGCGCGCTGCGCGTCGTTGCCCTCGCGGCTGCTCTTCGCGTCGTGGCAGGGTCCACACACACCCTGAAGATCGGCATCCCCGTTGAGGTCGGCCTTGGCCACGATGTGATCGCAGAACCGGCTGGGCCTCACCGAGCAGATCTTGCAGATCGGGTCCCTCGCGAGGATGCGCGCCCGGATCTTCGGCCACCCTGACGGAAGCCTCGCCTTGCGGTTGCTTGAGCCCCAGCCTCCGGGCATGGCCTACTCCTCGGGGCTGCGTTCGGTGTTGCTGCTGGGTGACCAGCCTGCGAAGCCGGCGCGCCGGTCGGTGGGGCTGCTGGCGACGGCGACCCCGTACAGCCGGACGGCTGTCTCTTCGGCTCGCCGGAGTGCGTCGTCGGCGCCGGTGACCTCGACGGTGATCTCGCGGACGCCGTCGGACAGCTTGACGGTGACGTCAGGCATCGGGTGCAGGCCGATCGGTCACGAGCGCGCGCAGCGTGCCGCATTGGTCGTGCGCGACGGGCGCGTTGTCGGTGCTGCTCCCGGCGTAGGCGGAGCACTCGCCACAGATGGCGCTGCCTCTATGGTCGACGGGCCGGTGGAGGTTGCGGACACGCTCCAGAGCTTCGGCTTGCGCGCCGCGTTCCTTGCGGAGGCCGCGTGCGGCGTTGCGGATGTCGTCCCAGTCGCGGGTGCGGTCCATGCCGAGGGCGTCGGTGATGGCGGCCTTCTGCTGGTTCAGCTTGGCTCGCCAGTCCGAGCAGGCGGGGCAGGCGTACAGGTCGCCGCCGTCCCAGGAGCGCCCGTCGATACAGTCGGCGCCGCAGTATCGGCAGGTGGGCCCTTCGGCTTCCGGTGTGCTCGTCTTCAGGGCCGTTGTGATCTTCCCTTGCGCGGCAAGGATCTCTTCCTGCACCTGCTGGCGGAACGTCTCGAAGTCGGGCTCGACGCGGATCTTCAGCGGGTATCCGTCGGGGTCGACGGGCGTCTCGTTGGCGGGGATGTCGATGGTGTCTTCGAAGACGAGGACGGCTCGGGCGCCGGTCTGCTGGGCTGTCGCGAAGCCGAGGTCACAGCGCAGCGCTTCGAACGCGGCGTCGTCCTT is a window of Streptomyces sp. B21-083 DNA encoding:
- a CDS encoding phage terminase small subunit, which codes for MGARGPIGKRSEERMGHRSKEEKDTVTKAPSGAPVDVPDLPDADPLWHPIASDWYLSLRESGQAAFYQPSDWAVARYAADLMSKVLLSERGPNGQLVAALNSVMSSLLTTEGDRRRARMELERKPASPKLASVSPLDSYRDLAGG
- a CDS encoding bifunctional DNA primase/polymerase → MPGTLQRCEHCGGELPVVHRSDRRYCSNSHRVLAARARKVEREAAVVVEQQARIPAELTSRPRWVRHKDKVPMRTDGRFASVKDPSSWSDYRTVAASSTGDGVGFVLTAGDGIVVVDLDHAVEGGRVLPWAQAIVDQLPPTYMERGRSGTGLHLWFRGAVPHGRRIRRGELAFEVYSDGRYMIVGDRVPGTPLSLAVLPDAAGLIASL
- a CDS encoding HNH endonuclease signature motif containing protein, which codes for MPGGWGSSNRKARLPSGWPKIRARILARDPICKICSVRPSRFCDHIVAKADLNGDADLQGVCGPCHDAKSSREGNDAQRANPRPGRKRPGEAHPGLL